The proteins below come from a single Papaver somniferum cultivar HN1 chromosome 11, ASM357369v1, whole genome shotgun sequence genomic window:
- the LOC113322667 gene encoding E3 ubiquitin-protein ligase SINAT4-like, translated as MDKSNLLSVDDDSTLVGGPKELSHLLSEAPHRRKSTILSDADMYKIMECPVCTKSMYPPIQQCPSGHALCSNCKMKVNNKCPVCKKEIGNIRCLVLEKFAVSLLLPCSNHTLGCQEMLPYYGKEKHESQCIFRPYSCPSPGSECSVMGDLPTLLAHLRVSHRVDIQTGSSFSHCYVKQDPCSVADVSWTLSLFNCFNQYFCLHFEAFSLGTEPVYMAFLRFIGEESEARKYGYCLEVGGNGRKLTWHGIPRSIRTHHRSVRDSHDGLIIQRSLALYFSKGDGKELKLRVSGKIWKEDS; from the exons ATGGATAAGTCTAATTTACTGTCAGTGGATGATGATTCCACCCTCGTAGGAGGGCCAAAGGAGCTGTCTCACCTTCTTTCTGAAGCACCCCACAGGAGAAAGTCTACCATACTTTCAGATGCAGATATGTACAAAATAATGGAGTGCCCTGTTTGTACTAAATCCATGTACCCACCTATTCAGCAG TGTCCCAGTGGGCATGCCTTATGTTCAAATTGCAAAATGAAGGTCAATAACAAGTGCCCTGTTTGCAAAAAGGAAATTGGAAACATAAGGTGTTTGGTTCTTGAAAAATTTGCAGTTTCCCTTCTGCTTCCATGCTCAAATCACACTCTTGGTTGCCAGGAGATGCTACCTTATTATGGCAAGGAGAAGCATGAGTCCCAGTGCATCTTCAGGCCATACAGTTGCCCCTCCCCAGGATCAGAGTGCTCTGTCATGGGGGATCTTCCAACACTTCTGGCACACCTTAGGGTGAGTCACAGGGTGGATATACAGACGGGGTCAAGTTTCAGCCATTGTTACGTGAAACAGGATCCCTGTTCAGTTGCTGATGTATCTTGGACGCTCTCT CTCTTCAATTGTTTCAATCAGTACTTCTGCCTTCACTTTGAAGCTTTTTCCCTGGGAACCGAGCCAGTTTACATGGCGTTCTTGCGTTTTATTGGCGAGGAATCAGAAGCAAGAAAATACGGATACTGCCTTGAAGTAGGTGGAAACGGCCGGAAGCTGACATGGCATGGTATACCACGGAGCATTAGAACCCATCATAGGAGTGTCAGAGACAGTCATGATGGACTGATAATTCAGAGAAGCTTGGCCCTATATTTCTCTAAAGGTGATGGAAAGGAGCTTAAGTTAAGAGTCTCTGGTAAAATATGGAAGGAAGATTCATAA
- the LOC113322366 gene encoding outer envelope protein 61-like, protein MFNGMMDPELMRMAQEQMSRMSPAELAKIQQQMMSNPELIKMASESMKNMRPEDLKSAAEQLKHTRTEDMLNIGEKIANASPEEIAAMGSQADARIQYELRGAQMVKNQGNELHSQGKYSESAEKYLLAKNNLKSLPFSKGRALQLACSLNLMSCYLKTHQYDDCVKEGSEVLQHDAVNVKALYRRGQAYKELGMLQDAVSDLSKALKVSPEDETIANVLRDAQERLSKEGGGPRASSGGLKIEEIIEENVNTTSLETNKSSPPKDNSVAKPPESEKDLQNQVRPKPKMGSAANAENLQGLADNPEAIRSFQNFISQVDPDTQASLGGSNAEGVLPDMIKTASSMIGKMSPEELQNMIKMASSFQGKVPFPSGTREGVGSNSKGGPLPQDFSPEMLKSASDMMANMPPETLKQMFEVASSLNGPASSAAAPSANRSRSDSVSRHSEEIGIPSVNRSSDIGESSSFPEFPNFGADPSSTSSFPTPTADMQAQMRNQMKDPAMRQMLTSMIKNMNPEMMANMSEQFGVKLSREDAEKAQQAMSSLSPDALEKMMKWADRIQTGVESAKKTKNWLLGRRGMILAICMLVLAIILHRLGYIGS, encoded by the exons ATGTTTAACGGAATGATGGATCCTGAATTGATGAGAATGGCTCAAGAACAGATGAGTCGAATGTCACCAGCAGAACTTGCGAAGATCCAACAACAG ATGATGTCAAATCCCGAGTTGATAAAAATGGCTTCTGAAAGCATGAAGAACATGAGACCTGAAGACTTGAAAAGTGCTGCAGAACAACTAAAGCATACTCGTACCGAGGACATGCTTAATATTGGGgagaaaatcgcaaatgcatcTCCTGAAGAGATTGCGGCTATGGGTTCCCAAGCTGATGCGCGTATTCAATATGAATTGAGAGGAGCTCAGATGGTCAAAAATCAG GGCAATGAACTTCATAGCCAGGGAAAATATAGTGAGTCCGCGGAGAAGTATTTACTT gcaaaaaacaaccttaaaagcTTGCCTTTTTCGAAGGGCAGAGCACTCCAGTTGGCATGTTCTCTTAATCTGATGTCATGTTATTTGAAAACGCACCAGTACGATGATTGTGTAAAAGAAGGATCAGAG GTCTTGCAACATGATGCAGTGAATGTAAAAGCTCTTTATCGACGGGGACAAGCTTACAAAGAGTTGGGCATGTTACAA GATGCAGTCTCTGACTTGAGCAAGGCACTTAAAGTTTCCCCTGAGGATGAAACCATTGCAAATGTCTTAAG GGACGCTCAAGAGAGATTGTCAAAAGAAGGTGGAGGGCCACGTGCATCATCAGGGG GGTTGAAAATTGAAGAAATAATTGAAGAAAATGTCAATACCACATCACTTGAAACAAATAAAAGTTCTCCACCAAAGGATAACTCTGTGGCCAAACCACCAGAATCTGAAAAGGATTTACAGAATCAAGTTAGGCCCAAGCCCAAGATGGGTTCCGCAGCTAATGCTGAGAATTTACAGGGTTTAGCAGACAACCCCGAGGCCATCAG GTCATTTCAGAATTTCATTTCACAAGTTGATCCTGATACTCAGGCATCTTTGGGTGGTTCAAATGCCGAAGGTGTGCTACCAGACATGATTAAGACTGCTTCAAGCATGATTGGGAAGATGTCACCCGAAGAGCTTCAGAACATGATTAAAATGGCTTCCTCATTTCAAGGTAAAGTTCCATTTCCATCTGGGACCAGAGAAGGCGTTGGCAGCAATTCAAAAGGTGGACCACTTCCACAGGATTTCTCCCCCGAGATGCTCAAGTCCGCATCTGATATGATGGCCAACATGCCTCCTGAAACTCTTAAGCAAATGTTTGAAGTCGCCTCTTCTTTGAATGGCCCAGCTTCCTCGGCAGCAGCACCCAGTGCTAATAGGTCAAGATCTGATAGTGTGTCGAGACACTCGGAAGAAATTGGAATTCCATCTGTAAACAGGAGTAGTGATATTGGTGAGAGTAGTTCTTTTCCGGAGTTCCCAAATTTTGGAGCTGATCCATCATCCACTTCAAGTTTCCCAACTCCAACGGCTGATATGCAAGCACAAATGAGGAACCAAATGAAAGACCCAGCAATGCGGCAG ATGCTTACATCCATGATCAAAAATATGAACCCTGAGATGATGGCAAACATGAGTGAACAATTTGGGGTCAAGCTCTCACGAGAAGATGCAGAGAAAGCTCAACAAGCCATGTCCTCGTTGTCTCCTGATGCCTTGGAGAAAATG ATGAAGTGGGCAGATAGGATACAAACCGGAGTAGAAAGTGCAAAGAAGACAAAGAACTGGCTCTTGGGAAGACGTGGCATGATTTTGGCGATATGCATGCTTGTTTTAGCCATCATTCTTCACCGACTAGGCTATATTGGCAGTTAA